The following proteins are encoded in a genomic region of Burkholderia gladioli:
- a CDS encoding NAD(P)-dependent oxidoreductase, whose product MKTVGVIGLGNMGRGMAGSLRRGDYTVLGYDAAPGVALALAGQEVLSARDSVAEIARDADVLLLSLPTSAVVEAVVLGAGGVLENAKPGTIVIDTTTADPDSTRRVAAALAERGIGLVDGPVSGGPKGAATATMTMVLGGSAADIEAVEPILAVISAKRVHVGPVGAGHVTKLLNNLLTGVHLLAASEAVRTARAAGVDPEKLVEALNGGSGRNSATLTNYPTWIFNGKFDSGFTMKLMRKDVRLALGLLDQFDSVAPVAREAARLWAASEEYVADGEDFNRIVDFLDPA is encoded by the coding sequence ATGAAAACGGTGGGCGTGATCGGTCTGGGCAACATGGGGCGCGGCATGGCCGGCTCGCTGCGGCGCGGCGACTACACGGTGCTCGGCTATGACGCGGCGCCCGGCGTGGCGCTCGCGCTGGCCGGGCAGGAGGTGCTGTCGGCGCGCGATTCGGTGGCCGAGATCGCGCGCGACGCCGACGTGCTGCTGCTCTCGCTGCCGACCTCGGCGGTGGTCGAGGCGGTGGTGCTGGGCGCGGGCGGCGTGCTCGAAAACGCCAAACCGGGCACGATCGTGATCGACACCACCACGGCGGACCCCGACAGCACGCGGCGCGTGGCGGCGGCCCTGGCCGAGCGCGGCATCGGCCTGGTCGACGGCCCGGTGAGCGGCGGCCCCAAGGGCGCGGCCACCGCCACCATGACCATGGTGCTGGGCGGCTCGGCCGCCGATATCGAGGCGGTCGAGCCGATCCTCGCGGTGATCAGCGCCAAGCGCGTGCACGTGGGCCCGGTGGGCGCCGGCCATGTCACCAAGCTGCTCAACAACCTGCTGACCGGCGTGCACCTGCTGGCCGCCAGCGAGGCGGTGCGCACCGCGCGCGCGGCCGGCGTCGATCCGGAGAAGCTGGTCGAGGCGCTGAACGGCGGCTCGGGCCGCAACAGCGCCACGCTGACCAACTACCCCACCTGGATCTTCAACGGCAAGTTCGATTCCGGCTTCACCATGAAGCTGATGCGCAAGGACGTGCGGCTCGCGCTGGGCCTGCTCGACCAGTTCGACAGCGTCGCGCCGGTGGCGCGCGAGGCGGCGCGCCTGTGGGCCGCCAGCGAGGAATACGTCGCGGACGGCGAGGACTTCAACCGCATCGTCGACTTCCTCGATCCGGCCTGA
- a CDS encoding LysR family transcriptional regulator, whose translation MSDTLTDSRIIYFYEAVRCGTIRAAADWLDVAPSAVSRQIGLLEKELDATLVERHARGVTPTEAGRCVIEYFREQLAHRDDLISRLQELRGLKTGQVSLVLGEGFVSDLLAGPMQQFCRQFPGIRVNLDVGSTNDVIRKISNDEGEIGLVYNPPTEPKLVSRASKRQPMMAIVGPDFPRRGHKVLTVQQLATYPLAATHPSYGTRQMMEAVEYAERVRLGPIVTTNSFAILKEFVKSGLGISVMPAFAVAAELQARELFAIEIAHPILENAEAHMVTRVGRKLSVAANKMLQMMTGQMRAFR comes from the coding sequence ATGAGCGATACCCTCACCGACAGCCGGATCATCTATTTCTACGAGGCGGTGCGCTGCGGCACGATCCGCGCCGCGGCCGACTGGCTCGACGTGGCGCCCTCGGCCGTGAGCCGCCAGATCGGCCTGCTGGAGAAGGAGCTCGACGCCACCCTGGTGGAGCGCCACGCGCGCGGCGTGACGCCCACCGAGGCGGGCCGCTGCGTGATCGAGTATTTCCGCGAGCAGCTCGCGCACCGCGACGACCTGATCTCGCGCCTGCAGGAGCTGCGCGGTCTCAAGACCGGCCAGGTCAGCCTGGTGCTCGGCGAGGGTTTCGTCTCGGACCTGCTGGCCGGGCCGATGCAGCAGTTCTGCCGGCAGTTCCCGGGGATCCGCGTCAACCTCGACGTGGGCAGCACCAACGACGTGATCCGCAAGATCTCGAACGACGAGGGCGAGATCGGCCTGGTCTACAACCCGCCCACCGAGCCCAAGCTGGTGTCGCGCGCCTCTAAGCGGCAGCCGATGATGGCGATCGTCGGCCCGGATTTCCCGCGCCGCGGCCACAAGGTGCTGACGGTGCAGCAGCTCGCCACCTACCCGCTGGCGGCCACCCACCCGTCCTACGGCACGCGGCAGATGATGGAGGCCGTGGAATACGCCGAGCGCGTGCGGCTCGGGCCGATCGTCACCACCAATTCCTTCGCGATCCTCAAGGAGTTCGTGAAGTCGGGGCTCGGCATCTCGGTGATGCCGGCCTTCGCGGTGGCCGCCGAGCTGCAGGCCAGGGAGCTGTTCGCGATCGAGATCGCGCATCCGATCCTCGAGAACGCCGAGGCGCACATGGTCACGCGCGTGGGCCGCAAGCTCTCGGTGGCCGCCAACAAGATGCTGCAGATGATGACGGGGCAGATGCGGGCGTTCCGCTAG
- a CDS encoding HAD family hydrolase, producing the protein MNSTSLQTIRLIAVDLDGPLLIDTFSPIMHKLCSEYYRIDYTRELERNTFSRSRAEVVDYLRRQIGEQMSETERKQSDEESIASYFRYRDEYMRDHPHGMKPEVPAFLDLLTSLGVTVICYGGLDEDYMRRGLGEQAERFATYICTNEFRPGVREIVRDFYKLAPHQALFIDDVNFVAEHAKMLGTPFIGVPSNEAWSWQKHDMKETGVRRIVDSVSQIDLALLQEIDAAAVHGGGW; encoded by the coding sequence ATGAATAGCACCAGCCTGCAAACGATTCGCCTCATCGCCGTCGATCTCGACGGCCCGTTGCTGATCGACACATTCAGCCCGATCATGCACAAGCTGTGCAGCGAGTATTACCGGATCGACTACACGCGCGAACTGGAGCGCAACACCTTCTCGCGCTCGCGCGCCGAGGTGGTGGACTACCTTCGCCGGCAGATCGGCGAGCAGATGAGCGAGACCGAACGCAAGCAGAGCGACGAGGAGAGCATCGCGAGCTATTTCCGCTATCGCGACGAATACATGCGCGACCATCCGCACGGCATGAAGCCCGAGGTGCCCGCCTTCCTCGATCTGCTGACCTCGCTCGGCGTGACGGTGATCTGCTACGGCGGCCTCGACGAGGACTACATGCGCCGCGGGCTCGGCGAACAGGCCGAGCGCTTCGCCACCTACATCTGCACCAACGAGTTCCGTCCCGGCGTGCGCGAGATCGTGCGCGACTTCTACAAGCTGGCGCCGCACCAGGCCCTGTTCATCGACGACGTGAACTTCGTGGCCGAGCACGCCAAGATGCTCGGCACGCCGTTCATCGGCGTGCCGTCGAACGAGGCGTGGAGCTGGCAGAAGCACGACATGAAGGAGACCGGCGTGCGTCGCATCGTCGATTCGGTGAGCCAAATCGACCTGGCCTTGCTGCAGGAAATCGATGCCGCCGCCGTGCATGGAGGCGGCTGGTGA
- a CDS encoding M20 aminoacylase family protein, with the protein MKLIDSIVAHADELTAIRRDIHAHPEVGYDVFRTAALVAERLEQWGYAVTRGVGRTGVVGTLKRGGSARAIGLRADMDALPVQEANTFAHRSTVPGAMHACGHDGHTAMLLGAARHLARHGEFDGTVQLFFQPAEEAGGGARAMIEDGLFERFPVDAVFGLHNWPGIAAGDFAVRPGPLMASTSLFRINLRGAGCHAAMPHLGRDPVFAAGQVLSALQGIVTRNRNPIDGAVLSVTQVHAGEAMNVVPTDAWLGGTVRTFSEATLDLIETRMRAVVAATAAAFDCESEVDFQRQYPATVNDPEQTALAVAVMRELVGEAHVNAAVDPTMAAEDFSFMLREKPGCYAFLGNGVGDHRVHGHGGGPCLLHNASYDFNDALLPVGASYFVRLVERVLGR; encoded by the coding sequence ATGAAACTGATCGATTCCATCGTCGCGCACGCCGACGAGCTGACGGCGATCCGCCGCGATATCCACGCCCATCCCGAGGTCGGCTACGACGTGTTCCGCACCGCGGCGCTCGTCGCCGAGCGGCTCGAGCAATGGGGTTATGCCGTCACGCGCGGCGTCGGCCGCACCGGCGTGGTCGGCACCCTGAAGCGCGGCGGCAGCGCGCGCGCGATCGGCCTGCGCGCCGACATGGACGCGCTGCCGGTGCAGGAGGCCAATACCTTCGCGCATCGTTCGACGGTGCCCGGCGCGATGCACGCCTGCGGCCACGACGGGCACACCGCCATGCTGCTGGGGGCCGCGCGCCATCTGGCGCGGCACGGCGAGTTCGACGGCACCGTGCAGCTGTTCTTCCAGCCGGCCGAGGAAGCGGGCGGCGGCGCGCGCGCGATGATCGAGGACGGGTTGTTCGAGCGTTTCCCGGTGGATGCCGTGTTCGGGCTGCACAATTGGCCCGGCATCGCGGCCGGCGATTTCGCGGTGCGCCCGGGGCCGCTGATGGCTTCCACCAGCCTGTTCCGGATCAACCTGCGCGGCGCCGGTTGCCACGCGGCCATGCCGCACCTGGGGCGCGACCCGGTGTTCGCGGCGGGGCAGGTGCTGAGCGCGCTGCAGGGGATCGTCACGCGCAACCGCAATCCGATCGACGGCGCGGTGCTGTCGGTCACGCAGGTGCACGCGGGCGAGGCGATGAACGTGGTGCCCACCGATGCCTGGCTGGGCGGCACGGTGCGCACCTTCTCCGAGGCCACGCTCGACCTGATCGAGACGCGCATGCGCGCGGTGGTGGCCGCGACCGCCGCGGCCTTCGATTGCGAGAGCGAGGTGGATTTCCAGCGCCAGTATCCGGCGACCGTGAACGACCCCGAGCAGACGGCGCTGGCGGTGGCGGTGATGCGCGAGCTGGTGGGCGAGGCGCATGTGAACGCGGCCGTCGATCCGACCATGGCGGCGGAGGACTTTTCGTTCATGCTGCGCGAGAAGCCGGGGTGTTATGCCTTCCTCGGCAATGGCGTGGGCGATCATCGCGTGCATGGGCACGGCGGCGGGCCTTGCCTGCTGCATAACGCCAGTTACGACTTCAACGATGCCCTGCTGCCGGTGGGGGCGAGTTATTTCGTGCGGTTGGTGGAGCGGGTTTTGGGGCGGTAG
- a CDS encoding NADP-dependent oxidoreductase, with protein sequence MTAMNRRIVLASRPRQAPEVGNFRLEAVPLVQPGEDQVLVRQHYLSLDPYMRDRMSVSKSYAAPQPLDEVMIGGTVGEVLASRNARFKPGDFVAGMGGWQEYALLDGAELGGWRHVDPARAPLSAYLGAIGMPGVTAWYGLARIIAPQAGETVVISSAAGAVGGAAGQLARARGARVIGIAGGPRKCAYVVEELGFDACLDHRQYGDLKSMSAALNRACPNGIDGYFENVGGMLLDAVLMRCNPFARVALCGMIAGYNGQAIPLTMPQLLLINRIRLEGFIIADQGDAWFDALEELGALVGAGKLRYHESVADGLARAPEAFITLLGGGNHGKQVVKLVA encoded by the coding sequence ATGACCGCAATGAATCGCCGCATCGTGCTCGCCTCGCGGCCGAGGCAGGCGCCCGAGGTGGGCAACTTCCGGCTGGAAGCGGTGCCGCTCGTCCAGCCGGGCGAGGATCAGGTGCTGGTCCGGCAGCATTATCTGAGCCTCGATCCGTACATGCGCGACCGGATGAGCGTATCCAAGAGCTATGCCGCGCCGCAGCCGCTCGACGAGGTGATGATCGGCGGCACGGTGGGCGAAGTGCTGGCCTCGCGCAACGCGCGTTTCAAGCCCGGCGATTTCGTGGCCGGCATGGGCGGTTGGCAGGAGTACGCGCTGCTCGACGGTGCCGAACTCGGCGGCTGGCGCCACGTCGATCCGGCACGCGCGCCGCTGTCGGCCTATCTGGGCGCGATCGGCATGCCCGGCGTGACCGCTTGGTACGGCCTCGCGCGCATCATCGCGCCGCAAGCCGGCGAGACCGTCGTGATTAGCTCCGCGGCCGGCGCGGTGGGCGGTGCCGCGGGCCAGCTGGCGCGGGCGCGCGGCGCGCGGGTAATCGGCATCGCCGGCGGTCCGAGGAAGTGCGCGTACGTGGTGGAGGAACTCGGCTTTGACGCCTGCCTCGACCATCGCCAGTACGGCGATCTCAAGTCGATGAGCGCCGCGCTGAACCGCGCCTGTCCGAACGGCATCGACGGCTATTTCGAGAACGTCGGCGGGATGCTGCTCGACGCCGTGCTGATGCGCTGCAACCCGTTCGCGCGCGTGGCGCTGTGCGGGATGATCGCCGGCTACAACGGTCAGGCGATTCCGCTCACCATGCCGCAGTTGCTGCTGATCAATCGGATCCGGCTCGAGGGCTTCATCATTGCGGATCAGGGCGACGCATGGTTCGACGCGCTCGAGGAACTCGGCGCACTGGTGGGGGCCGGCAAGCTGCGCTATCACGAGTCCGTCGCCGACGGCCTCGCGCGCGCGCCCGAGGCGTTCATCACCCTGCTCGGCGGCGGTAATCATGGCAAGCAGGTGGTGAAGCTGGTCGCTTGA
- a CDS encoding IS5 family transposase (programmed frameshift) — protein MGKPIIDDELWTLIEPLLPPSKPRRKKNPGRLPVSNRAALTGILFVLKTGLRWRDLPAEMGCGSGVTCWRRLRDWQAAGVWDRLHELLLAKLRAADQIDFSRAAVDSSSIRAVGAGPKTGPNPTDRARPGSKHHIVTDANGTPLAAILTGANVNDVTQLLPLIDAIAPIRGLRGHPLQRPRVVYADRGYDSERHRRALRNRGIEPVIARRRTEHGSGLGKYRWVVERTHAWLHHFRRLRIRFERRADIHGAFLKLGCCLICWNTLRRVEQPL, from the exons ATGGGCAAGCCAATCATCGACGACGAGTTGTGGACACTGATCGAGCCGTTACTGCCGCCATCCAAGCCACGGCGCAAGAAGAACCCGGGCCGCCTGCCGGTTTCGAATCGCGCCGCGCTGACCGGCATCTTGTTCGTTCTCAAGACCGGACTGCGCTGGCGCGATCTGCCTGCCGAGATGGGTTGCGGCTCGGGCGTGACATGTTGGCGACGGCTACGCGATTGGCAGGCTGCCGGTGTGTGGGACCGTTTGCACGAGCTGCTGCTCGCGAAGCTGCGCGCAGCAGACCAAATCGACTTCTCGCGAGCCGCTGTCGATTCATCATCGATTCGCGCAGTTGGGGCGGGCC CAAAAACTGGGCCAAACCCAACCGATCGCGCGCGACCCGGTTCCAAGCACCACATCGTCACCGACGCCAACGGCACGCCGCTTGCCGCGATCCTGACCGGCGCGAACGTCAACGATGTCACGCAATTGCTGCCGCTGATTGACGCGATTGCGCCGATTCGCGGACTGCGAGGCCACCCGCTGCAAAGACCGCGTGTGGTCTACGCCGATCGAGGATACGACTCCGAGCGACATCGACGAGCGTTGCGCAATCGCGGTATTGAGCCGGTGATCGCCAGGCGCCGTACCGAACACGGCAGCGGCCTTGGCAAATATCGCTGGGTCGTTGAACGCACGCATGCTTGGCTGCATCACTTCCGTCGCCTCCGTATTCGTTTCGAGCGACGTGCGGACATTCACGGCGCGTTCCTCAAACTCGGTTGCTGCCTGATCTGCTGGAATACCCTTCGGCGCGTCGAGCAGCCTTTATGA
- a CDS encoding aldehyde dehydrogenase family protein: MTQHADQLLAAFAHFFPGAATIGSYIDGELVAGQGEPIQLYDAATGQATLAYRDAGAAVIDHAAESARRAQREWWALTHAARGRVMQEVARAIRAEAEAIARLEALGSGKPIRDCRGEVARVAEMFEYYAGWTDKFYGSVIPVPSSHLNYTRREPAGVVLQITPWNAPVFTCGWQVAPAVAMGNGVLLKPSELTPFTSLAVAMLGERAGLPRGLVNVLAGFGHTAGQAAIAHRVVSKVVFVGSPATGARIAEAAARRVLPCVLELGGKSANIVFADADLKRAALTAQAAIFAGAGQSCVAGSRLLVQRAVYEEFVAMVAAGAKKIRVGAPLDDATEVGPINNRKQYEHVMTMIERGVAAGATLAAGSAERVEPGRGGYFVAPTVLAGVSNAMEVARTEIFGPVVAAIPFDTEEEAIAIANDTEFGLAGAAWTTDVARAHRVAAQVNAGTFWVNGYKTINVASPFGGYGMSGYGRSSGVEALYEYTQTKSVWVETAEAPPTAFGYL; the protein is encoded by the coding sequence ATGACCCAGCACGCAGACCAGTTGCTCGCCGCCTTCGCGCATTTCTTCCCCGGCGCCGCCACCATCGGCTCCTATATCGACGGCGAACTCGTCGCCGGCCAGGGCGAGCCGATCCAGCTTTACGACGCGGCCACGGGCCAGGCCACGCTCGCCTATCGCGACGCCGGCGCGGCCGTGATCGACCACGCCGCCGAGAGCGCGCGCCGCGCGCAGCGCGAATGGTGGGCGCTCACGCATGCCGCGCGCGGCCGCGTGATGCAGGAGGTGGCGCGCGCGATCCGCGCCGAGGCCGAGGCGATCGCGCGGCTGGAGGCGCTCGGCTCGGGCAAGCCGATCCGCGACTGCCGGGGCGAAGTGGCCAGGGTCGCCGAGATGTTCGAGTACTACGCGGGCTGGACCGACAAGTTCTACGGCAGCGTGATCCCGGTGCCGAGCTCGCATCTCAACTACACGCGCCGCGAGCCGGCCGGCGTGGTGCTGCAGATCACGCCCTGGAACGCGCCGGTGTTCACCTGCGGCTGGCAGGTGGCGCCCGCGGTGGCGATGGGCAACGGCGTGCTGCTCAAGCCCTCGGAGCTGACGCCCTTCACCTCGCTGGCGGTGGCGATGCTCGGCGAGCGGGCCGGGCTGCCGCGCGGCCTGGTCAACGTGCTGGCCGGCTTCGGCCATACCGCCGGGCAGGCCGCGATCGCGCATCGCGTGGTGAGCAAGGTGGTGTTCGTCGGCTCGCCGGCCACCGGCGCGCGCATCGCCGAGGCCGCCGCGCGCCGCGTGCTGCCCTGCGTGCTGGAGCTGGGCGGCAAGTCGGCCAATATCGTGTTCGCCGATGCCGACCTCAAGCGCGCCGCGCTGACCGCCCAGGCGGCGATCTTCGCCGGCGCGGGCCAGAGTTGCGTGGCCGGCTCGCGCCTGCTGGTGCAGCGCGCCGTCTACGAGGAATTCGTCGCGATGGTGGCCGCCGGCGCGAAAAAGATCCGCGTCGGCGCGCCGCTCGACGATGCGACCGAGGTGGGCCCGATCAACAATCGCAAGCAATACGAGCACGTGATGACGATGATCGAGCGCGGCGTGGCGGCGGGTGCCACGCTCGCCGCCGGCTCGGCCGAGCGCGTCGAGCCGGGCCGCGGCGGCTACTTCGTGGCGCCCACCGTGCTGGCCGGCGTGTCGAACGCGATGGAGGTGGCGCGCACCGAGATCTTCGGGCCGGTGGTGGCCGCCATCCCGTTCGACACCGAGGAGGAGGCGATCGCGATCGCCAACGACACCGAGTTCGGCCTGGCCGGCGCGGCCTGGACTACCGACGTGGCGCGCGCGCATCGCGTGGCCGCGCAGGTGAACGCCGGCACCTTCTGGGTCAACGGCTACAAGACCATCAACGTGGCCTCGCCGTTCGGCGGCTACGGCATGAGCGGCTACGGGCGCTCGAGCGGGGTCGAGGCGCTGTACGAATACACGCAGACCAAGAGCGTCTGGGTCGAGACGGCCGAAGCGCCGCCGACCGCGTTCGGTTATCTGTAA
- a CDS encoding DUF3100 domain-containing protein: protein MQHALGIERRELGGAATAKVLLYAAGILLVAEWIGSFTFKLGPGKVVLLPMIWALLLGAAVGLASARWNSSARLSVPDQFFAAAILQPALLLFVSKLGLMVGSALPKLASAGWALAFQEFGHFVGTILLGLPLALLLGIKREAIGATFSVGREPSLAIIGEKYGMDSAEGRGVLAEYLTGTVFGAVFIAVFAGFVSSLGIFDPLALAMGSGVGSGSMMAAASGAIAAQQDPETAKSVLAFAAASNLITTTIGTYFTLFISLPLAVWGYRVLEPLIGRTTKASAQPETASPSLGEVRTEAPTLGYGGKLLAWIVTAAMALVCDWIAHGTTPLVGLPGIAIMVVATIVGDALARVTGRRIPAVCWVSVVAMFLTSPWSPWASQIAALSSHNDFLGVTTPMLVFAGLSIAKDIPAFRRLGWRIVLVSFVANAGTFIGATLVAQLFHI, encoded by the coding sequence ATGCAACACGCACTGGGGATCGAGCGCCGCGAGCTGGGCGGCGCGGCCACCGCCAAGGTCCTGCTCTACGCGGCCGGCATCCTGCTGGTCGCCGAATGGATCGGCTCGTTTACGTTCAAGCTCGGACCGGGCAAGGTCGTGCTGCTGCCGATGATCTGGGCGCTGCTGCTGGGCGCCGCGGTGGGGCTGGCCAGCGCGCGCTGGAACAGTAGCGCGCGGCTGAGCGTGCCCGACCAGTTCTTCGCCGCCGCGATCCTGCAGCCGGCGCTGCTGCTGTTCGTCTCCAAGCTGGGGCTGATGGTGGGCAGCGCGCTGCCCAAGCTGGCCTCGGCGGGCTGGGCGCTGGCCTTCCAGGAATTCGGCCATTTCGTCGGCACCATCCTGCTCGGCCTGCCGCTCGCGCTGCTGCTCGGCATCAAGCGCGAGGCGATCGGTGCGACCTTCTCGGTGGGCCGCGAGCCGAGCCTGGCGATCATCGGCGAGAAGTACGGCATGGATTCGGCCGAGGGCCGCGGCGTGCTGGCCGAATACCTGACCGGTACCGTGTTCGGCGCGGTGTTCATCGCCGTGTTCGCGGGCTTCGTGAGCAGCCTCGGCATCTTCGATCCGCTCGCGCTGGCGATGGGCTCGGGCGTCGGCTCGGGCAGCATGATGGCGGCCGCCTCGGGCGCGATCGCCGCGCAGCAGGATCCGGAGACGGCGAAATCCGTGCTCGCCTTCGCCGCGGCCAGCAACCTGATCACCACCACCATCGGCACCTACTTCACGCTGTTCATCTCGCTGCCGCTGGCGGTGTGGGGCTATCGCGTGCTGGAGCCGCTGATCGGCCGCACCACCAAGGCCTCGGCGCAGCCCGAGACGGCCAGCCCGTCGCTGGGCGAGGTGCGCACCGAGGCGCCCACGCTCGGCTACGGCGGCAAGCTGCTGGCCTGGATCGTGACGGCCGCGATGGCGCTGGTGTGCGACTGGATCGCCCATGGCACCACGCCGCTGGTGGGGCTGCCGGGGATCGCGATCATGGTGGTGGCGACGATCGTCGGCGATGCGCTGGCGCGCGTGACGGGGCGGCGGATTCCGGCGGTCTGCTGGGTATCGGTGGTGGCGATGTTCCTGACCTCGCCGTGGAGCCCGTGGGCCTCGCAGATCGCCGCGCTCAGCTCGCACAACGATTTCCTCGGCGTGACCACGCCGATGCTGGTGTTCGCCGGGCTGTCGATCGCCAAGGACATCCCCGCTTTCCGCCGGCTCGGCTGGCGCATCGTGCTGGTGTCCTTCGTGGCGAACGCCGGCACCTTCATCGGCGCGACCCTGGTGGCGCAACTGTTCCATATCTGA
- a CDS encoding flavin-containing monooxygenase has protein sequence MTVGKTVVDTLVVGAGQAGVAMSEHLGRLGVPHLVLERDRIAERWRTGRWDSLVANGPAWHDRFPGLEFEELDPDAFASKDRVADYFEAYAKKFQAPIRTGVEVTKVVRNVGRPGFTVETSDGTIEASRVVVATGPFQIPVIPPIAPQTSSLTQIHSADYHNPAQLPAGGVLVVGAGSSGVQIADELQRAGRDVYLSVGPHDRPPRAYRNRDFCWWLGVLGKWDAEAAVPGREHVTIAVSGARGGHTVDFRRLAHQGVNLVGLTKSFEGNVVTFQDDLVANIARGDENYLSLLDEADAYIERNGLDLPEEPQARVIPADPACLSEPRLELDLAAAGVTSIIWATGYATDYRWLQVDAFDAKGKPRHQRGVSVEPGIYFLGLPWQSRRGSSFIWGVWHDAKHVADHIATQRKYLDYRDSTQREAAEPADAAASQAQARNQTSEMGVN, from the coding sequence ATGACAGTCGGGAAAACAGTCGTAGACACGCTCGTGGTGGGCGCCGGGCAGGCCGGCGTCGCGATGAGCGAACATCTGGGCCGGCTCGGCGTGCCGCATCTGGTGCTTGAGCGCGACCGGATCGCCGAGCGCTGGCGCACCGGCCGCTGGGATTCGCTGGTGGCGAACGGCCCGGCCTGGCACGACCGCTTCCCCGGGCTCGAATTCGAGGAGCTCGATCCGGACGCGTTCGCGTCGAAGGATCGCGTGGCCGACTATTTCGAGGCCTACGCGAAGAAATTCCAGGCGCCGATCCGCACCGGCGTGGAGGTGACCAAGGTGGTGCGCAACGTGGGCCGCCCCGGCTTCACGGTCGAGACCAGCGACGGCACCATCGAGGCGAGCCGTGTGGTGGTGGCCACCGGCCCGTTCCAGATCCCGGTGATTCCGCCGATCGCGCCGCAAACCAGTTCGCTCACGCAGATCCACTCGGCCGACTACCACAACCCGGCGCAACTGCCGGCGGGCGGCGTGCTGGTGGTGGGCGCCGGCTCCTCGGGCGTGCAGATCGCCGACGAACTGCAGCGCGCCGGCCGCGACGTCTACCTGTCGGTCGGCCCGCACGATCGACCGCCGCGCGCCTATCGCAACCGTGACTTCTGCTGGTGGCTCGGCGTGCTCGGCAAGTGGGACGCCGAGGCGGCCGTGCCGGGCCGCGAGCATGTGACGATCGCCGTGAGCGGCGCGCGCGGCGGCCATACCGTCGATTTCCGCCGTCTCGCGCACCAGGGCGTGAACCTGGTCGGCCTGACGAAGTCCTTCGAGGGCAATGTCGTCACCTTCCAGGACGACCTGGTCGCCAACATCGCGCGCGGCGACGAGAACTACCTGTCGCTGCTCGACGAGGCCGATGCCTATATCGAGCGCAACGGCCTCGACCTGCCGGAAGAGCCGCAAGCGCGCGTGATTCCCGCCGATCCCGCCTGCCTGAGCGAGCCGCGGCTGGAACTCGATCTCGCCGCGGCCGGCGTCACCTCGATCATCTGGGCCACCGGCTACGCCACCGACTACCGCTGGCTGCAGGTCGACGCCTTCGACGCGAAGGGCAAGCCGCGCCACCAGCGCGGCGTGTCGGTCGAGCCGGGCATCTATTTCCTCGGCCTGCCGTGGCAGTCGCGCCGCGGCTCCAGCTTCATCTGGGGCGTCTGGCACGACGCGAAGCACGTCGCCGATCACATCGCGACGCAGCGCAAGTACCTCGACTACCGCGACAGCACGCAGCGCGAAGCCGCTGAACCGGCCGACGCGGCCGCCAGCCAGGCGCAAGCCCGGAACCAGACCAGCGAAATGGGAGTGAACTGA